The following coding sequences are from one Anopheles bellator chromosome X, idAnoBellAS_SP24_06.2, whole genome shotgun sequence window:
- the LOC131213822 gene encoding protein sel-1 homolog 1 isoform X1 — MKVYTMCCRSKLLIAFALILISYKINAAYQEPNTDPQHQLHQSTESAQMKEGKPHTQPKNIGKQRKPEKELVEVQERVQNSVNKVDLENPVGKIEFDTIKLVVADFSKEKDGKKVPDMLFDILENQKRMIQKIAKEIEEIDSRKHSAGSLANEIPPKLEVNDADQIYERAMMVLNKTKVDRVLGHKLMVEAAGKGHSIARSHVAWGQLLGNPVSLDIESARTSFQELAEEGLPDAHMGLGFMYASGIGFNVSQAKAMLHYTMAAAGENSWAQMALGYRYWAGVGVPNSCETALDYYRKVATNVASQVTFSGGSAVHRIRLQDEVDNSGPSSGILDNDLIDYYQLLADKGDVQAQVGLGQLHYQGGRGIPLDHQRALQYFSQAANSGNAVAMAFLGKLYLEGSDNIKANNETAFKFFKKAADLGNPVGQSGLGIMYLHGKGVRKDTLKALKYFAKAADQGWVDGQLQLGNMYYSGIGVQRDFKLAIKYFSLASQSGHVLAFYNLGQMHAVGLGMMRSCPTAVELFKNVAERGKWTNRLMSGYQDYRSYRFEEAFMQYALLSEMGYEVAQSNAGFLLDREEVNLFKNRGEELLRALQYWGRAAAQGYSAAQVKLGDYHYYGMGTLIDYEMAASHYRMASEQQNNAQAMFNLGYMHEQGLGMKKDIHLAKRCYDLAADSSVDAKVPVTLALIKLQLLFKLESLKETPLKIMFDLDENIASNWDLYLITAITILFGAALYFRRPVTAAGVQRAETNNPVAYNHNNMNEVETDDRRGQNNDLHNIDPPIN, encoded by the exons ATGAAAGTTTATACCATGTGCTGCCGTTCGAAACTTTTGATAGCATTTGCATTAATTCTTATATCATATAAAATTAATGCCGCATACCAAGAACCAAACACCGATCCGCAACATCAATTGCATCAATCAACTGAATCTGCTCAaatgaaagaaggaaaaccacaTACACAACCTAAAAATATTGGCAAGCAACGGAAACCAGAAAAGGAGTTGGTGGAAGTTCAAGAGAGGGTTCAGAACAGTGTTAACAAAGTTGATCTCGAAAATCCTGtagggaaaattgaatttgataCTATCAAATTGGTAGTTGCCGATTTCAGCAAGGAAAAGGATGGTAAAAAGGTTCCCGACATGCTTTTCGATATTCTTGAAAATCAAAAACGAATGATACAGAAAATagcgaaagaaatcgaagaaatcgATAGCAGGAAGCATTCAGCTGGAAGTTTAGCAAATGAAATTCCACCGAAACTAGAAGTTAATGACGCAGATCAAATTTATGAGCGTGCAATGATGGTTCTTAATAAAACCAAAGTAGATCGCGTACTAGGGCATAAGCTAATGGTTGAAGCTGCTGGAAAGGGTCATTCAATCGCTAGGAGTCATGTAGCTTGGGGCCAATTACTCGGAAATCCCGTATCTCTAGATATCGAGTCAGCTAGAACATCGTTTCAAGAACTTGCTGAAGAAGGTTTGCCAGATGCGCATATGGGATTAGGATTTATGTATGCATCCGGTATAGGATTTAATGTAAGTCAAGCAAAGGCAATGTTGCACTATAcaatggctgctgctggagaaaaTTCATGGGCACAAATGGCGTTGGGCTATCGTTATTGGGCAGGCGTAGGTGTTCCTAATAGCTGTGAAACGGCGCTAGACTACTATAGAAAAGTGGCCACAAATGTGGCATCTCAGGTTACGTTTTCCGGTGGCTCTGCTGTGCACAGAATTCGTCTACAAGATGAAGTAGATAATTCAGGGCCCAGTTCTGGTATTTTAGACAACGATTTAATCGACTATTATCAATTGCTAGCCGACAAAGGAGATGTGCAGGCACAGGTCGGATTAGGACAGCTACATTACCAAGGAGGACGAGGCATTCCCCTAGATCACCAACGGGCATTACAATATTTCAGTCAAGCAGCCAACTCTGGGAACGCGGTGGCTATGGCTTTTTTGGGGAAATTATATTTGGAAGGTAGTGATAACATCAAGGCCAACAACGAGACAGCATTCAAATTCTTCAAAAAAGCTGCAGACCTGGGTAATCCCGTCGGGCAAAGTGGTTTAGGTATAATGTATCTACATGGTAAAGGTGTTCGTAAAGATACGTTAAAAgctttgaaatattttgccAAAGCTGCTGATCAAGGCTGGGTAGACGGCCAATTGCAACTAGGAAATATGTATTACA GTGGAATCGGTGTACAGCGCGATTTTAAGCTAGCGATCAAATACTTTAGCTTGGCCTCACAATCTGGACATGTCTTAGCATTTTACAATTTGGGTCAAATGCATGCCGTGGGTCTTGGAATGATGCGGTCATGCCCGACAGCCGTagaattattcaaaaatgttGCCGAACGGGGTAAATGGACCAACCGTTTAATGTCAGGATACCAGGATTACCGCTCTTATCGCTTTGAAGAGGCTTTCATGCAATACGCATTGCTTTCCGAAATGGGTTACGAGGTTGCACAAAGCAACGCCGGATTTCTGCTTGATCGGGAGGAAgtgaatttgtttaaaaatcgaGGAGAAGAGCTTTTGAGAGCTTTGCAGTATTGGGGAAGAGCAGCCGCTCAAGGCTACTCTGCTGCTCAAGTAAAACTCGGCGACTATCATTATTATGGGATGGGTACTTTGATTGATTATGAAATGGCAGCTTCACACTACAG GATGGCTTCTGAACAGCAAAATAATGCCCAAGCTATGTTCAACCTAGGGTACATGCACGAACAAGGTTTGGGAATGAAGAAAGACATCCATCTCGCGAAACGCTGTTACGATTTAGCCGCTGATTCTAGCGTGGACGCTAAAGTACCTGTTACTCTTGCGCTGATCAAACTGCAGTTGCTGTTTAAACTTGAATCATTGAAAGAg ACTCCgctgaaaataatgtttgactTGGATGAAAACATCGCTTCCAATTGGGACTTATACCTGATTACCGCAATAACAATACTCTTTGGTGCAGCATTATATTTTAGGAGGCCGGTTACGGCTGCAGGGGTTCAACGAGCAGAAACTAATAATCCTGTCGCATATAACCATAACAACATGAATGAAGTAGAAACTGACGACCGTCGTGGTCAGAACAACGATTTACACAATATTGATCCACCAATTAATTGA
- the LOC131213822 gene encoding protein sel-1 homolog 1 isoform X2 translates to MKVYTMCCRSKLLIAFALILISYKINAAYQEPNTDPQHQLHQSTESAQMKEGKPHTQPKNIGKQRKPEKELVEVQERVQNSVNKVDLENPVGKIEFDTIKLVVADFSKEKDGKKVPDMLFDILENQKRMIQKIAKEIEEIDSRKHSAGSLANEIPPKLEVNDADQIYERAMMVLNKTKVDRVLGHKLMVEAAGKGHSIARSHVAWGQLLGNPVSLDIESARTSFQELAEEGLPDAHMGLGFMYASGIGFNVSQAKAMLHYTMAAAGENSWAQMALGYRYWAGVGVPNSCETALDYYRKVATNVASQVTFSGGSAVHRIRLQDEVDNSGPSSGILDNDLIDYYQLLADKGDVQAQVGLGQLHYQGGRGIPLDHQRALQYFSQAANSGNAVAMAFLGKLYLEGSDNIKANNETAFKFFKKAADLGNPVGQSGLGIMYLHGKGVRKDTLKALKYFAKAADQGWVDGQLQLGNMYYSGIGVQRDFKLAIKYFSLASQSGHVLAFYNLGQMHAVGLGMMRSCPTAVELFKNVAERGKWTNRLMSGYQDYRSYRFEEAFMQYALLSEMGYEVAQSNAGFLLDREEVNLFKNRGEELLRALQYWGRAAAQGYSAAQVKLGDYHYYGMGTLIDYEMAASHYRMASEQQNNAQAMFNLGYMHEQGLGMKKDIHLAKRCYDLAADSSVDAKVPVTLALIKLQLLFKLESLKEIFFFTDSAENNV, encoded by the exons ATGAAAGTTTATACCATGTGCTGCCGTTCGAAACTTTTGATAGCATTTGCATTAATTCTTATATCATATAAAATTAATGCCGCATACCAAGAACCAAACACCGATCCGCAACATCAATTGCATCAATCAACTGAATCTGCTCAaatgaaagaaggaaaaccacaTACACAACCTAAAAATATTGGCAAGCAACGGAAACCAGAAAAGGAGTTGGTGGAAGTTCAAGAGAGGGTTCAGAACAGTGTTAACAAAGTTGATCTCGAAAATCCTGtagggaaaattgaatttgataCTATCAAATTGGTAGTTGCCGATTTCAGCAAGGAAAAGGATGGTAAAAAGGTTCCCGACATGCTTTTCGATATTCTTGAAAATCAAAAACGAATGATACAGAAAATagcgaaagaaatcgaagaaatcgATAGCAGGAAGCATTCAGCTGGAAGTTTAGCAAATGAAATTCCACCGAAACTAGAAGTTAATGACGCAGATCAAATTTATGAGCGTGCAATGATGGTTCTTAATAAAACCAAAGTAGATCGCGTACTAGGGCATAAGCTAATGGTTGAAGCTGCTGGAAAGGGTCATTCAATCGCTAGGAGTCATGTAGCTTGGGGCCAATTACTCGGAAATCCCGTATCTCTAGATATCGAGTCAGCTAGAACATCGTTTCAAGAACTTGCTGAAGAAGGTTTGCCAGATGCGCATATGGGATTAGGATTTATGTATGCATCCGGTATAGGATTTAATGTAAGTCAAGCAAAGGCAATGTTGCACTATAcaatggctgctgctggagaaaaTTCATGGGCACAAATGGCGTTGGGCTATCGTTATTGGGCAGGCGTAGGTGTTCCTAATAGCTGTGAAACGGCGCTAGACTACTATAGAAAAGTGGCCACAAATGTGGCATCTCAGGTTACGTTTTCCGGTGGCTCTGCTGTGCACAGAATTCGTCTACAAGATGAAGTAGATAATTCAGGGCCCAGTTCTGGTATTTTAGACAACGATTTAATCGACTATTATCAATTGCTAGCCGACAAAGGAGATGTGCAGGCACAGGTCGGATTAGGACAGCTACATTACCAAGGAGGACGAGGCATTCCCCTAGATCACCAACGGGCATTACAATATTTCAGTCAAGCAGCCAACTCTGGGAACGCGGTGGCTATGGCTTTTTTGGGGAAATTATATTTGGAAGGTAGTGATAACATCAAGGCCAACAACGAGACAGCATTCAAATTCTTCAAAAAAGCTGCAGACCTGGGTAATCCCGTCGGGCAAAGTGGTTTAGGTATAATGTATCTACATGGTAAAGGTGTTCGTAAAGATACGTTAAAAgctttgaaatattttgccAAAGCTGCTGATCAAGGCTGGGTAGACGGCCAATTGCAACTAGGAAATATGTATTACA GTGGAATCGGTGTACAGCGCGATTTTAAGCTAGCGATCAAATACTTTAGCTTGGCCTCACAATCTGGACATGTCTTAGCATTTTACAATTTGGGTCAAATGCATGCCGTGGGTCTTGGAATGATGCGGTCATGCCCGACAGCCGTagaattattcaaaaatgttGCCGAACGGGGTAAATGGACCAACCGTTTAATGTCAGGATACCAGGATTACCGCTCTTATCGCTTTGAAGAGGCTTTCATGCAATACGCATTGCTTTCCGAAATGGGTTACGAGGTTGCACAAAGCAACGCCGGATTTCTGCTTGATCGGGAGGAAgtgaatttgtttaaaaatcgaGGAGAAGAGCTTTTGAGAGCTTTGCAGTATTGGGGAAGAGCAGCCGCTCAAGGCTACTCTGCTGCTCAAGTAAAACTCGGCGACTATCATTATTATGGGATGGGTACTTTGATTGATTATGAAATGGCAGCTTCACACTACAG GATGGCTTCTGAACAGCAAAATAATGCCCAAGCTATGTTCAACCTAGGGTACATGCACGAACAAGGTTTGGGAATGAAGAAAGACATCCATCTCGCGAAACGCTGTTACGATTTAGCCGCTGATTCTAGCGTGGACGCTAAAGTACCTGTTACTCTTGCGCTGATCAAACTGCAGTTGCTGTTTAAACTTGAATCATTGAAAGAg atatttttctttaCAGACTCCgctgaaaataatgtttga
- the LOC131213823 gene encoding 26S proteasome regulatory subunit 6A-B, with translation MAGTLEDREIWNESEATLGEEVLRMPTEELMSRIHLMDNEIKIMKSEVVRINHELQNQNEKIKDNTEKIKVNKTLPYLVSNVIELLDVDPQEEEDDGAVVVLDSQRKGKCAVIKTSTRQTYFLPVIGLVDADKLKPGDLVGVNKDSYLILEMLPAEYDARVKAMEVDERPTEQYSDIGGLDKQIQELIEAVVLPMTHKEKFKSLGIHPPKGVLLYGPPGTGKTLLARACAAQTKSTFLKLAGPQLVQMFIGDGAKLVRDAFALAKEKCPAIIFIDELDAIGTKRFDSEKAGDREVQRTMLELLNQLDGFSSTADIKVIAATNRVDILDPALLRSGRLDRKIEFPHPNEEARARIMQIHSRKMNVSPDVNFEELARSTDDFNGAQCKAVCVEAGMIALRRSAISVTHEDFMDAIMEVQSKKKANLNYFA, from the coding sequence ATGGCAGGAACTTTGGAAGACAGAGAAATCTGGAATGAGTCCGAGGCAACACTTGGCGAAGAGGTTTTAAGAATGCCTACTGAAGAGCTCATGAGCCGTATCCATTTAATGGACAATGAGATCAAAATTATGAAGAGCGAAGTAGTGCGTATTAATCACGAACtgcaaaatcaaaatgaaaagaTTAAGGATAACACAGAAAAAATTAAAGTGAATAAAACACTCCCATACTTAGTTTCGAACGTTATTGAATTACTCGATGTCGATCCTcaggaagaggaagacgaTGGTGCGGTTGTTGTGCTCGACTCACAGCGGAAGGGCAAGTGTGCTGTTATTAAAACGTCTACCCGGCAGACATATTTCCTGCCAGTTATTGGTCTTGTTGACGCCGACAAACTGAAGCCCGGAGATCTTGTAGGCGTTAATAAGGACTCGTATTTAATACTGGAAATGTTACCGGCTGAGTACGATGCACGCGTTAAAGCAATGGAGGTGGATGAAAGACCGACGGAGCAATATTCCGATATTGGTGGACTCGATAAACAGATACAGGAGTTGATCGAGGCTGTCGTTTTACCGATGACACACAAGGAAAAATTTAAGAGTCTGGGCATCCATCCGCCTAAAGGTGTACTGCTTTACGGGCCTCCTGGGACTGGCAAAACGTTACTTGCCAGAGCATGTGCCGCTCAAACCAAATCCACCTTTCTCAAGTTGGCGGGGCCCCAGCTCGTTCAGATGTTCATCGGAGATGGTGCAAAACTCGTGCGTGATGCGTTTGCCTTAGCGAAGGAGAAATGCCCCgcaattatttttatcgatgAGCTCGACGCTATTGGGACGAAACGTTTCGATTCGGAAAAGGCAGGCGACCGTGAGGTGCAACGTACAATGCTTGAGTTGCTCAATCAGCTGGATGGTTTCAGTTCGACGGCGGATATCAAAGTAATTGCGGCAACCAATCGAGTCGATATTTTGGATCCAGCACTCTTGCGCTCCGGACGGTTGGATAGAAAAATAGAATTTCCTCATCCAAACGAAGAGGCAAGAGCACGTATTATGCAGATCCATTCCCGTAAAATGAATGTAAGCCCAGATGTCAATTTCGAAGAACTGGCTCGTTCGACAGATGATTTTAATGGGGCACAGTGCAAAGCTGTGTGCGTCGAGGCAGGTATGATCGCTTTGCGTCGCTCCGCTATATCCGTCACTCACGAAGACTTCATGGATGCAATTATGGAGGTGCagtcaaaaaaaaaggcaaatttaaattattttgctTGA